Within Bdellovibrionales bacterium, the genomic segment AAGAGGGGAGCCAGATTCTTTACGTATCGGGCGAAGAGAGCGTACCCCAAACGGCTTTGCGCGCTCGTCGACTCGGTATTCAATCAGAAAAAGTTGCCGTCGCGAGTGAGAGTCGACTTGAGCACATCATCGCACTCGCCCGCTCCCTTCAACCCGAGGTTCTTGTGGTCGATTCGATTCAGACCGTCTACCTCGCCGACATTCCATCCGCACCGGGATCTGTCTCTCAAGTGCGAGAGTGCGCAAGCCAGCTGATGAGTTTGGCGAAAAGCTCAAACATCGCTGTCCTCATTATTGGTCATGTTACCAAGGAAGGAAATATTGCAGGTCCAAAAACCTTGGAACACATGGTCGACACCGTCTTGTCATTTGAAGGGGATAACAACCACCAATTTCGTTTGCTCCGCGCCCTCAAAAATCGCTTTGGAGCTACAAATGAATTGGGCGTTTTTCAGATGGCGAGCCAAGGAATGACCGAAGTGACCAACCCCTCTGAGCTATTTCTAGAAGAGCGCGGCGCCAATCTCATTGGCTCGAGTGTGTTTACCGCAATGGAGGGCAGCCGCCCTCTCCTGTGCGAAGTCCAAGCGCTGGCCTCCTATTCTCCGATGGCCATGCCTCGCCGAACTTCTATTGGATTTGACTTAGCGAGAATCCATCTTCTTGTTGCAGTCCTAGACAAACATTTGAACTCTCACCTTCATCAAAATGATGTCTTCGTCAATATCGTGGGAGGTCTTAGGCTCACCGAGCCCGCTGCCGATCTCGCTGTTGCAGCAAGCCTGATCTCGTCGATGGGTCAACAGGAACTGGATCCGCGCACTTGTTTTTTTGGTGAAATTGGCCTCACAGGAGAGATCAGAGCAGCCAGCTTACCCGAAGAACGAATCCGTGAAGCCCTTAAATTAGGTTTCATGACCTTTGTCCTGCCAGAGTCAAATCGCAAACACGTCGCCCAGCAAATAAAAGAAAAAAAAGATCCGTTGACCACCTTTAAGTTCGTCAAGCACATCCGCGAACTGGAACGAGTCATAGGTAAGCGCACTCAAACGGCGCGAAAGGGTAAATTGCCCTTAGAAAACTGTCCCCCAAATTAAGCCACGCTTTACTTAGAATTTATAATCCGTTCAATTTCTTCAATCACAAGTGAATTTCCAGGCTCTTTGAGGAGAACTACTCGATCATTGCGAATGTTTTCAGAATAAGTTTCCAAATTGGCGAGAAAGGTGCGCAAACCGCTTTCTGTTATACTTGGCTCACTGATCCCAAACCTATTTTCTGCGATTATCCTTGCATTGAGTTGTTGCTCATAGATGGGTAACGGCAAGGCATAAACAGGTTTTCCTAAGTACATCGATTCCGACAAAAGAGTATGTCCAGCGGTTGAAACGATGCCGTGGGATGCGATCAGAATAGAATCAAACTTGGGATCTCCGTGACGGTAAAAGCGAACATTCTCAGTGTTGCCCGGCAACTCAAACCTTGCTGGCAGAAAAACATGGGCTTCAAAATTTTTTTCAGGAATTGTAGATGCAATGATTCGCATCCATTGACCAATTGGCTGATTGCCAATTTGCTGGGCTGTAACATACACGAGAATCGACGGTTTTGTGCTCTTTGGACTTCCTTTTGCCGCAATAATCTCTGGTCTGATCATAGGTGGCAAGATATCGACGTCTTGGTCCGTCTTTCCATGAGCAGGCTTGACATAAAAAAAAGAAACCGCAATTCTCTTTTTGGCAATTGGGAAAAACATGCTGAGACGTTCCACTTCGTCCAAATAGGTGGTACCAGCTAAATCGTCGGGAAACTGGCCCGCCAAGTATTTACTTTGTTGGTCCAAAGTAACCAATTTAGCTCGTTTTGCGTAAGCATACTGAGCGCTTACCAATTCGTAGTCACTGATCACCAAATCTGGATTGCCAAAACTCTTTGCTGCTTGGCTCATGGCTTCTGCGTTGATACGGTTGAAATCGACTTTGTTTTTATCTGACCGTGCCGTTTGCTCGAAATCGAGTCCACTCGATGTCCCAACATAATACGGATTCGCAACTTCAACTACTTTCAAGTTGGGATAATGAGGATATCGATTTCTAAAAAATGCAATACCCTCGCCATAAGTGAAAACCATGACTTGATCACCTTGATCCAAGAAATGCCGCAATACGGGTAGTTGTCGGCTTATGTGCCCATTTCCGATTCCACAAATCCCGAAAAGAATCTTCCTGGGCGTATCAGCAGCTTCAGGATTCGCCTTTCCCGGAGCGGTTGTGCGATGTTGCCTGCGAATAAAAGAGGTCACGCCGTTTAAAGAGGCGGTTACTTTATAGACGGGAATATTTTGAAGGCTCGAAAGCAGTT encodes:
- the radA gene encoding DNA repair protein RadA; protein product: MAKNKSLFVCQECGAQRQKWEGRCNECGAWNSLVEEKVIAPLGKASGRGWTIGNTESESSISGLRAYRLNESFDEGKAKRQSTGIGELDRVLGGGLVSGSYTLLGGDPGIGKSTLLLQMAGGLAKEGSQILYVSGEESVPQTALRARRLGIQSEKVAVASESRLEHIIALARSLQPEVLVVDSIQTVYLADIPSAPGSVSQVRECASQLMSLAKSSNIAVLIIGHVTKEGNIAGPKTLEHMVDTVLSFEGDNNHQFRLLRALKNRFGATNELGVFQMASQGMTEVTNPSELFLEERGANLIGSSVFTAMEGSRPLLCEVQALASYSPMAMPRRTSIGFDLARIHLLVAVLDKHLNSHLHQNDVFVNIVGGLRLTEPAADLAVAASLISSMGQQELDPRTCFFGEIGLTGEIRAASLPEERIREALKLGFMTFVLPESNRKHVAQQIKEKKDPLTTFKFVKHIRELERVIGKRTQTARKGKLPLENCPPN